The genomic DNA CGTATGGTGGATCTTTGCGGTGCTGGCGGTTGCGTCCTACTTCGTGGGGTGTTTCAATTTCGCGCTGCTGATCTCCAAGATCAAGCATAAGGACGTGCGCAAGATGGGCAGCGGCAACCCGGGCACGATGAATATGAGCCGTCAGTTCGGATTGAAGATCGGCGCGGCGACTCTCTTTCTCGATATGTTCAAGGGCGGCGCGATGGTGCTCGTCGGGTATTTCGTTTTTCGTGGAAAGGTATTCGCGGGCACGGATTTTCTCGTTTCCGATCTTGCCCGCTACGTCTGCGGCGTGTGCGTGATCGTCGGGCATATCTACCCCGTCACCATGAAATTCAAGGGCGGGAAGGGCATCGCTTCCACGCTCGGAATGTTCTGGTTTGCGCTTACCTGCGATTATTGGTGGATGTTTTTCGCGGCGCTCGGTATACTCGTACTCACGCTATTATACATATTCAAAAGCGAATGGGGCTCGATGGGCTCGCTGTTCGGCGTCAGCCTTTTGACCGTGGCGCAGGGACTCATCTTCTATTTCCGCTACGCGGGGGAACTGAACAATCCCTATGTGATCGCGGTATTCATGCTTCTTGCGTTCAACTGTTTTCTCACCTGGTTTGCGCACCGCAAAAATATCGTGGCGCTTTTGGCGGGCGAAGAACACCGCACTTCCGTCAGAAAACTTTCGCACGGGAAGAAGGAAAGTTGAAAAAATTTCGTACTAAATAAAAAAATGCCTTCATATACTAAACTGTATCGAAAGAGTGTATGGAGGCTTTTTTCTATGTTCAATAATCAGATTTACGAGGATATAGCGCGGCGCACGGGTGGCGATATCTATGTGGGGGTGGTTGGTCCCGTGCGTACGGG from Candidatus Borkfalkia ceftriaxoniphila includes the following:
- a CDS encoding glycerol-3-phosphate acyltransferase; translated protein: MNEILFRDVWWIFAVLAVASYFVGCFNFALLISKIKHKDVRKMGSGNPGTMNMSRQFGLKIGAATLFLDMFKGGAMVLVGYFVFRGKVFAGTDFLVSDLARYVCGVCVIVGHIYPVTMKFKGGKGIASTLGMFWFALTCDYWWMFFAALGILVLTLLYIFKSEWGSMGSLFGVSLLTVAQGLIFYFRYAGELNNPYVIAVFMLLAFNCFLTWFAHRKNIVALLAGEEHRTSVRKLSHGKKES